In Ailuropoda melanoleuca isolate Jingjing chromosome 4, ASM200744v2, whole genome shotgun sequence, the following proteins share a genomic window:
- the IL1A gene encoding interleukin-1 alpha produces MAKVPDLFEDLKNCCSENEEYSSEIDHLSLNQKSFYDVSYDPLHEDCMSLSTSETSKTSQLTFKENVVVVATNGKILKKRRLSLNQFITDDDLEAITNDAEEEIMKPRSAAYNFSGNEKYNYMRIIKSQFILNDNLNQSIIQQPGGNYLMAAALQNLDDAAKFDMGAYTSEDSKLPVTLRISKTRLFVSAQNEDEPVLLKEMPETPKTIRDETNLLFFWERHGTKNYFTSVAQPKLFIATQEQKLVHMARGQPSITDFQILETQP; encoded by the exons ATGGCCAAAGTTCCTGACCTTTTTGAAGACCTGAAGAACTGTTGCAG TGAAAATGAAGAATACAGTTCTGAAATTGACCATCTTTCTCTGAATCAG AAATCTTTCTATGATGTGAGCTATGACCCACTTCATGAGGACTGCATGTCTCTGAGTACCTCTGAAACCTCAAAGACATCTCAGCTTACTTTCAAGGAgaatgtggtggtggtggcaacCAATGGGAAGATTCTAAAGAAGAGACGGTTGAGTTTAAATCAATTCATCACAGATGATGACCTGGAAGCCATTACCAATGATGCAGAAGAAG AAATCATGAAGCCCAGATCAGCAGCATACAACTTCAGCGGTAATGAAAAATACAACTATATGAGGATCATCAAATCCCAATTCATCCTTAATGACAACCTCAATCAAAGTATAATTCAACAACCAGGGGGAAATTACCTCATGGCTGCTGCATTACAGAATCTGGATGATGCAG CGAAATTTGACATGGGAGCTTATACATCAGAAGATTCGAAACTTCCTGTGACTCTAAGAATCTCAAAAACTCGACTGTTTGTGAGTGCCCAAAATGAAGATGAACCTGTATTGCTAAAG GAGATGCCTGAGACACCCAAAACCATCAGAGATGAGACCaaccttcttttcttctgggaacGTCATGGCACTAAGAACTACTTCACATCAGTGGCCCAGCCAAAGTTGTTCATTGCCACACAGGAACAAAAACTGGTACACATGGCAAGAGGGCAACCCTCTATCACTGACTTTCAGATACTGGAAACCCAGCCTTGA